Genomic window (Puniceicoccus vermicola):
TGCCCAGGAGGCGTTCGACGACATCGTCACAGGCCATGGCCGCGGCTTCCAGTTTATCGGAGCCGGTGGCGGTGCCGTTGAAATTCGTCCGGCCGGTCTGGGCTCCGAAGAGGACCGTGTCGTTGCCGGAAGTGCGGAGTTGAAGCGAAACGTCGGCATCGCCAGCGACGACGCGGAAGGCTCCATGAAGTTGGAAGGCGCGCTTGGCGAGGGCTCCGACCATTGGGTCGCTGGACTGAACGGAGATCGTCAATTCACTCTTCTGCCCCGTCCGAATAATGTCCCTAAGTTGGGTAGGGGATTGGGCGGGGAGGAGGCCGCAGAAAAGGGTGGAGAGGAGAAGAAAACCAAGCACGCGCATGCTATGATTTCGTGTGGCTGTGAAGGGTAGGTCAACGATTTTCGCGGTGAAACCTTCGGTAGGTATCGCTTTCCGAGGTGGGGGCGGGGAGAGCGCCAAATGGAGGAAGGTTTTCCTCACTAGTTTCAAGGAATGAATCCGATGAGGATCGTAACGAGGAGAGAGGTTGCGGGGAGGATGAGATAACGTGGCAGGAACTGGGGGCGGGTCGATGTCCAGAGGGTTGCGGCCAGGAGGAGGAGCATGCCGATCGGACCGGCCCAAGAGTTGTGGAAGGAAATTGGAATGGCCGAGACAGGGACTTCCGCAGCCGAAGAGACGAGCCAGGTCATGGCGTCGAGAATGCCCCTGGCAATCCAGTTGAGGGGCGCGGAAATCCAGAGGGCTCCGAGGAGACCGGCAACGAGAGAAAGGAAACCGATGAGGAGAACTCCCGTAGCGGGCAGGATGAGGAGTAAATTGAGCAGAATTGAAGAGAGAGGAAGAATTCCGAAATGGTCGATGATGAGAACCGAGCTTCCCAAAAACGCGGCGAGGCTGATGGAGAAACTCGCAAAAATCCAACGGCGGCATCGGTGGAAGGGGCTCCCGGATTGACCGGGAAGCCAATACTCGGGATCCGTGGAATCGAGAAGGAATTGGGCGAGAGGTGCTCCGAAAACTAGGATTGAGAGAACGACCGTGTAGGAAAGCTGAAAGCCGAGGGTAAAGATCTGGTTTGGATCGATGAGAAGGACGACCAAGGCGGATGCGGCAAGAGCGGAGGCGGGACAGTAGGCGCGGCGAAAGGCTTTGGCTCCCACGAGGAAGGTGATCATCAGAAACGCGCGGACTGCAGAAGGGGTTGCCCCAGTCAGGAGAACGTAGAAGAGGAGGATGGTCAGGGTGCCGATTACCTGTGTGGGCCGACTGACGCGGAGAAATCGTAGTGAGAAGAACAGAAATGTGGCGACAAGCCCGACATGGAGTCCGGAGATCGCGAATAAGTGGGCGGTCCCGGTATCCCGGAAAATTTCCTTTTGGCGTGAATCCAAGCCTGTTCGCTGGCCAAGGACTAGGGCCTGATAGACCCGGGTGGATAGATCGAGGGGAGTTGAACCCGCAGCGAGCGCCATTTTGCTGTTTTGGAGTAGAAGTGCAAAGGTTGCTCGGAAGGGGTTTTCCACTCCCACGATTTCCCCGGGTCTCAACGCATCCAGTCCAGCCGTGGCTCCCTGGTCCTCCAGAAACGCGCGAAATCCCGGGTCCATCACCAAATCTTCGAGGTCGCGTTCAATCCCGAAAAACCGAATCAAGAATCCTGGCGGAAGTTCCTGAGACTGGGGGCCGGATGGGGCTTTGTAGTAAATGAGCCCGTTCTCATCCAGGACGCGAGCCAGGCCAATCTGCGAATCCGAGTAGGGAGGTGTGACAAAAGCCTGAACGGGCTCGACCGTAAAAGATTTCTCCCGGAGAGGAGTTGGAGCGTGGTTCTGAAGAGGACTTCTTTCGGGAGAAAAACGAGCGCCGTAGAGCCCTCCGAGATTAAAAAGGGCGAGAAAAAAGACGGACTGCCATGCAAAGGACCGCAGGTCGCGATGGGCTCGGAGTAGGAGCCCAAGGAGAAGAAGGACCAAGCAAGCCGCCGGGATCGCAGTGGTCAGAGGAAGGGCGCGATTTGCCAAAAGACCGAGTCCGAATGGTATGAGGATCAGGAAGAGCGGAGCCCGTCGCGAGTCGAAGCCTTCTGTGCGAGATTTGACCAAGGAGTCTAGGTAGGTG
Coding sequences:
- a CDS encoding ComEC/Rec2 family competence protein: MVKSRTEGFDSRRAPLFLILIPFGLGLLANRALPLTTAIPAACLVLLLLGLLLRAHRDLRSFAWQSVFFLALFNLGGLYGARFSPERSPLQNHAPTPLREKSFTVEPVQAFVTPPYSDSQIGLARVLDENGLIYYKAPSGPQSQELPPGFLIRFFGIERDLEDLVMDPGFRAFLEDQGATAGLDALRPGEIVGVENPFRATFALLLQNSKMALAAGSTPLDLSTRVYQALVLGQRTGLDSRQKEIFRDTGTAHLFAISGLHVGLVATFLFFSLRFLRVSRPTQVIGTLTILLFYVLLTGATPSAVRAFLMITFLVGAKAFRRAYCPASALAASALVVLLIDPNQIFTLGFQLSYTVVLSILVFGAPLAQFLLDSTDPEYWLPGQSGSPFHRCRRWIFASFSISLAAFLGSSVLIIDHFGILPLSSILLNLLLILPATGVLLIGFLSLVAGLLGALWISAPLNWIARGILDAMTWLVSSAAEVPVSAIPISFHNSWAGPIGMLLLLAATLWTSTRPQFLPRYLILPATSLLVTILIGFIP